Proteins encoded in a region of the Larimichthys crocea isolate SSNF chromosome XVI, L_crocea_2.0, whole genome shotgun sequence genome:
- the LOC104934374 gene encoding melanopsin-A, translating into MDSRLLIGQGIPTQDPSARALWNMSSISPHRLMELSPVTTAGSMVTGHPFPPVADVPDHAHYTIGVVILAVGITGMLGNFLVIYAFCRSRSLRTPSNIFIINLAVTDFLMCLTQTPTFFINSMHKRWIFGKKGCEVYAFCGALFGICSMMTLMVIAVDRYVVITRPLASLGAMSRKKALGIVAAAWVYSMGWSLPPFFGWSAYVPEGLMTSCSWDYMTFTPSVRSYTMLLFTFVFFIPLAIIIFSYCCIFRAIRHTVRAITKISCEGSRDSAKRFHKMKKEWKMAKIALIVILLYVISWAPYSCVALTAFAGYADMVTPYMHSVPAVIAKASAIYNPIVYAITHPRYRSELSKYIPYLGVLLCVAGRDRLSSSSFHSTRRSTLTSQSESKGPSKLHNSSMSECESARFSDLEDCSSRMPISRQLSSHTSQRSRVRGHNTAEFERTAAHNPTDPAICLLSQITTQPEDISMSDINLQPTRHLPATLDHVMEESKPRTGFKTSSVIVASISSPSIMHSPPGLQGNLKLTRTYSPGFQGAP; encoded by the exons ATGGATTCCAGGCTGCTGATTGGACAGGGGATCCCCACACAGGACCCGAGCGCCCGGGCACTCTGGAACATGAGCTCCATCAGTCCGCACCGCCTCATGGAGCTGTCTCCAGTCACTACAGCC GGTTCCATGGTTACAGGCCACCCGTTTCCACCCGTGGCAGACGTCCCAGACCACGCTCACTACACCATCGGTGTTGTCATTCTGGCCGTGGGCATCACAGGCATGCTGGGAAACTTCCTGGTCATATATGCTTTCTGCAG gagcCGGAGCTTGCGGACACCatcaaatattttcatcattaaCCTGGCAGTCACAGACTTTCTCATGTGTCTTACTCAGACACCCACCTTCTTCATCAACAGCATGCACAAGCGATGGATATTTGGAAAGAAAG gttgTGAGGTGTACGCCTTCTGCGGAGCACTGTTTGGTATCTGCAGTATGATGACTCTAATGGTGATTGCAGTGGACCGGTACGTGGTGATCACCAGGCCTCTGGCCTCCCTAGGGGCAATGTCTCGCAAGAAAGCCCTGGGCATTGTGGCTGCTGCATGGGTCTACTCCATGGGTTGGAGCCTGCCCCCCTTCTTTGGATGGA GTGCCTACGTCCCAGAGGGTCTGATGACGTCTTGTTCCTGGGACTATATGACGTTCACCCCGTCTGTCCGCTCCTACACCATGCTGCTTTTTACCTTTGTCTTCTTCATCCCTCttgccatcatcatcttcagctACTGCTGCATTTTCAGAGCCATCAGACACACAGTGCG agcgATAACAAAGATCAGTTGTGAGGGAAGCAGAGACTCTGCAAAGAGATTCCACAAGATGAAGAAGGAATGGAAGATGGCAAAGATTGCACTCATCGTCATCCTGCTATATGTCATCTCCTGGGCCCCTTACTCCTGTGTGGCCCTCACTGCATTTGCTGG GTACGCTGATATGGTGACTCCCTATATGCACTCTGTTCCCGCTGTGATCGCCAAAGCATCTGCTATATACAACCCCATCGTATATGCCATAACACATCCCAGATACAG GTCAGAGCTCAGTAAGTATATTCCCTACCTCGGGGTGTTGCTGTGCGTTGCTGGCAGAGACCGattgagcagcagcagtttccaCTCCACACGTCGATCAACCcttaccagccaatcagagagcaaaGGGCCCAGCAAGCTCCACAACTCCTCCATGTCTGAGTGCGaatct GCCCGTTTCTCAGACTTGGAGGACTGCTCGTCACGGATGCCTATAAGCCGTCAGTTGTCCAGCCATACCAGCCAGAGGTCAAGGGTGAGAGGTCACAACACGGCAGAGTTTGAGAGAACTGCCGCCCACAACCCGACTGACCCGGCCATATGTCTCCTCTCACAGATCACA ACTCAGCCTGAAGACATCTCCATGTCGGACATCAATCTGCAGCCAACCAGACATCTGCCAGCAACT CTGGATCACGTGATGGAGGAGTCTAAACCAAGAACTGGATTTAAGACATCATCTGTCATTGTCGCCTCCATATCCAGTCCATCTATAATGCATAGTCCCCCAGGTTTGCAGGGCAACCTCAAATTGACCAGAACTTACAGCCCAGGTTTCCAAGGAGCCCCTTAA